A region of Clostridium acetobutylicum ATCC 824 DNA encodes the following proteins:
- a CDS encoding permease: MENSRHNEFFLPLLLCIILPIIFMLTTNIKILRKTFSFILQNSFLQSFVTIFISIILEALPFIIIGVFLSSLIQVFISEETLSRIIPKNIVLGILSAATIGLIFPVCDCAIVPIVRRLLKKGLPLPIGITFMLSVPIINPVVLTSTYYAFLSNPHAPLIRAVAGWISAVLIGFIINKLDKSKTKQAKLHEILFNERVYMPKNNPIVTSNHNHEHHKCSCGHVHHEEEKFSALTLVHVLDHVSLELQDVGRFVIMGAFLSALMQTFIPRKYILSIGHGNISSIIVMMILAYVLCVCSETDAFIARTFVNQFTNGSIVAFLIFGPMIDIKNTLMLCETFNLKFVFKLVSIIIVVCFLIGLAFNFVKIPL; encoded by the coding sequence TTGGAAAATAGTCGTCATAATGAATTTTTCCTTCCCCTTCTTTTATGCATAATTTTACCCATAATATTTATGCTTACCACAAATATTAAAATACTCAGAAAAACTTTTTCTTTTATACTTCAAAACTCTTTTTTGCAAAGTTTTGTTACTATCTTTATAAGCATTATTTTAGAAGCATTACCTTTTATTATTATAGGTGTATTTTTATCTTCTCTAATTCAAGTATTTATATCAGAAGAAACTCTCTCTAGAATAATACCTAAAAATATTGTTCTTGGAATTTTATCAGCTGCTACTATAGGTCTTATATTTCCTGTATGCGATTGTGCTATAGTACCCATAGTTAGAAGATTACTAAAAAAGGGACTTCCCCTACCAATAGGCATAACCTTTATGCTATCCGTACCAATTATAAATCCAGTGGTTCTTACCTCAACTTATTACGCATTTTTAAGCAATCCACATGCACCACTTATACGTGCTGTTGCTGGATGGATAAGTGCAGTACTAATCGGTTTTATAATAAATAAATTAGACAAAAGTAAAACTAAACAAGCTAAACTACATGAAATTTTATTTAACGAGAGAGTGTACATGCCTAAGAACAATCCTATTGTTACCAGTAATCATAATCATGAACATCATAAGTGCAGTTGTGGTCACGTTCATCACGAAGAAGAAAAATTTTCAGCTCTTACTTTAGTACATGTATTAGATCATGTAAGCTTAGAACTTCAAGATGTGGGGAGATTTGTAATAATGGGTGCATTTCTTTCAGCACTTATGCAAACCTTTATTCCAAGAAAATATATACTATCAATAGGCCATGGTAACATATCATCAATTATAGTTATGATGATTTTGGCATACGTACTATGCGTTTGTTCTGAAACTGATGCTTTTATAGCACGTACTTTTGTAAATCAATTCACCAATGGTTCTATAGTTGCATTTTTAATTTTTGGACCAATGATAGATATAAAAAATACTCTTATGCTTTGTGAAACCTTTAATTTAAAATTTGTATTCAAATTAGTGTCCATAATAATTGTTGTATGTTTTCTCATAGGACTAGCCTTTAATTTTGTTAAAATTCCATTATAA
- a CDS encoding metal ABC transporter substrate-binding protein, translating into MIKKFFSLIAVLIGLVVLASCSNNQSSNGKMKVAVSFNAMKELTYAIGKDKIDIVTIIPNGTEPHDFDPKAKDIKTLYDSKVFIYSGLGMETWVDKTLKSVDNKELITLEASKGINAIKNSDSKEISEHGKYDPHSWLSLNNARIESKNIRDALAKADPANKKFYYDNYDKFCKKIDSLNQEYVEKFKIVKSKNFVTGHAAFAYLCRDYNLKQKSVENVFAEGEPSTKQLADLTEYCKNNNVRTVFYEDMVSPKVSRTLAEEVDAKTQKIYTVESAEDGKDYLSSIKTDLDEIYNSLK; encoded by the coding sequence ATGATAAAAAAATTCTTTTCTTTAATTGCTGTTTTAATTGGCTTAGTAGTACTCGCCTCGTGCAGCAACAATCAATCCAGTAACGGAAAAATGAAGGTTGCTGTATCCTTTAATGCAATGAAAGAACTTACATATGCCATAGGTAAAGATAAAATTGATATAGTAACTATAATACCAAATGGTACAGAACCCCATGATTTTGATCCTAAAGCAAAGGATATTAAAACTTTATATGATTCTAAGGTTTTTATATACAGCGGACTTGGAATGGAGACCTGGGTAGATAAAACTTTAAAGTCAGTTGACAATAAGGAGTTAATTACCCTTGAGGCCTCAAAAGGAATAAATGCCATAAAAAATTCAGATTCCAAAGAAATATCCGAACATGGAAAATACGATCCTCATTCTTGGCTCAGTTTAAATAATGCAAGAATAGAATCTAAAAACATAAGAGATGCCCTTGCCAAGGCAGACCCAGCTAACAAAAAATTTTATTACGATAATTATGATAAATTCTGCAAAAAAATAGATTCATTAAATCAAGAATATGTAGAAAAATTTAAAATCGTTAAAAGCAAGAATTTCGTAACAGGACATGCTGCCTTTGCTTATCTATGCAGAGACTATAACCTAAAACAAAAGAGTGTAGAAAATGTTTTTGCTGAAGGTGAACCTAGTACTAAACAATTAGCAGATTTAACGGAATACTGCAAAAATAATAATGTAAGAACTGTATTTTATGAAGATATGGTAAGTCCTAAAGTATCACGTACTCTAGCCGAAGAGGTCGATGCAAAAACACAAAAAATATATACTGTAGAAAGTGCTGAAGATGGAAAGGACTATCTTTCTTCAATAAAAACTGATTTAGATGAAATTTATAACAGCTTAAAATAA
- the rpsD gene encoding 30S ribosomal protein S4, with protein MATMREPRFKLSRRLGVNIYGHPKAMKRFETTNTRKKKISDYGMHLIEKQKLKAYYGVLEKQFSRYVKAAMKNKEASGSSLLKILECRLDNVVYRIGFANSIRQARQMVSHGLILVNGKKLDIPSYEVQVGDVVSLKEKHRQNEMFSNNFMNLSTFNVPYIEKNPDEFSGKLLRLPNIDEIPIKVNEVAVIEFYSK; from the coding sequence ATGGCAACTATGCGTGAACCAAGATTCAAATTATCCAGGCGTCTAGGAGTAAATATATATGGTCATCCTAAGGCTATGAAAAGATTTGAAACTACAAACACAAGAAAGAAGAAGATTTCTGATTATGGAATGCATTTAATAGAAAAACAAAAATTGAAGGCATACTACGGTGTTCTCGAAAAACAATTTAGCAGATATGTTAAAGCTGCGATGAAAAATAAAGAAGCAAGCGGAAGCTCTTTATTAAAAATTTTAGAATGTAGATTAGATAATGTAGTTTACAGGATAGGTTTTGCTAATTCTATACGTCAAGCAAGGCAAATGGTAAGTCATGGTCTTATATTAGTTAATGGAAAAAAACTCGACATTCCTTCTTATGAAGTGCAAGTTGGAGATGTAGTATCATTAAAAGAAAAACACAGACAAAATGAAATGTTCTCAAACAACTTTATGAATCTTTCAACTTTTAATGTACCCTATATAGAAAAAAATCCCGACGAATTCTCTGGAAAATTATTAAGACTGCCTAATATAGATGAAATACCTATAAAGGTAAATGAGGTTGCTGTAATAGAATTTTACTCAAAATAA
- a CDS encoding tyrosine-type recombinase/integrase: MVVEPIRDKKKIKQIYYYLNGKDIKYGVLFKFGLNTGLRISDILPVKVKDIFNPNYEYKYYFTLKEKKTGKVKKIKLNPAIKKTLLGFVKKKQMSMDSYLFYSRKGGHLERVQAYRILKEAAIICGVENFGTHSLRKTWGYWTYKASKYNIGLIMDTFNHSSQAITLRYIGINQEQKDNLYSLVQF; encoded by the coding sequence ATGGTTGTAGAACCTATAAGAGACAAAAAGAAAATTAAACAAATTTATTATTATTTAAATGGTAAGGATATTAAATATGGAGTGCTATTTAAATTTGGATTAAATACAGGGCTCAGAATAAGTGATATACTGCCTGTGAAGGTTAAGGATATTTTTAACCCAAACTACGAATATAAATACTATTTTACATTAAAAGAAAAGAAGACTGGTAAGGTTAAAAAGATTAAGTTAAATCCGGCAATAAAAAAAACTTTACTAGGGTTTGTAAAAAAGAAGCAGATGAGCATGGACTCGTATTTATTTTACAGTAGAAAAGGAGGACATTTAGAAAGGGTACAAGCCTACAGGATATTAAAGGAAGCGGCAATTATTTGTGGGGTTGAGAACTTTGGAACGCACAGTTTACGTAAGACCTGGGGATATTGGACGTATAAAGCTTCAAAATATAATATAGGCTTAATTATGGATACGTTTAATCACAGTTCTCAAGCAATTACACTTAGGTATATAGGAATAAACCAAGAACAAAAGGACAATCTTTATTCTTTGGTACAGTTTTAA
- a CDS encoding NAD-dependent malic enzyme, producing MNNLKGLELLRNPFLNKGTAFTLEERKKYDLTGLLPCAVMTLEEQEKVVYEKLKSIDDALDKHFYLMNIYDTNRILFYYVVKKHIVELLPIVYTPTIGDAVINYSKNYDTPKDAVFLSINHPENIKKSIEAVSNDLDDIKLIVVTDGEGVLGIGDWGIQGVDISIGKLAVYTVAAGLNPRNVLPIVIDAGTNNEALLNDPFYVGNKHKRVTGEKYYSFIDEFVKTCTSLFPDVLLHWEDFGRGNASTILEKYRNNICTFNDDIQGTGVMMVAALNSVAKVTNTPIKNHKILVFGGGTAGIGVSDQILLEKIRSGLTLDEALKDFYIVDRQGLITEDMQDLTEGQKKYSRKKGEFKKPLKDLAEIVAEVKPTVLIGTSGVHGAFTEAVVKNMAKSTERPAIMPISNPTKLAEAKAEDIIKWSDGNALVVTGSPSSPVEYKGVTYTIGQANNALLYPGLGLGIVVSKSKTVSDGMLAAAAHGVSSLIDLSVKGAPMLPVISKLREASKLVATAVVKEAVKENLNRAPIVDAENAVENEIWEPYYK from the coding sequence ATGAATAATTTAAAAGGTTTAGAATTACTAAGAAATCCCTTCCTCAATAAAGGTACTGCTTTTACTCTTGAAGAAAGGAAAAAATACGATTTAACCGGTCTTCTTCCTTGTGCTGTAATGACTCTTGAAGAGCAAGAAAAGGTGGTTTATGAAAAGCTTAAATCAATTGATGATGCTTTAGATAAGCATTTTTATTTAATGAACATATACGATACAAATAGAATTCTTTTCTATTATGTGGTAAAAAAACATATCGTTGAACTTCTTCCTATAGTTTATACCCCTACTATTGGAGATGCCGTAATTAATTACTCTAAGAATTACGATACTCCTAAGGATGCTGTCTTCTTATCTATAAACCATCCCGAAAATATAAAAAAATCTATAGAAGCTGTTTCCAATGATTTAGACGATATTAAGCTTATTGTTGTTACTGATGGTGAAGGTGTTCTTGGCATAGGTGATTGGGGTATTCAAGGTGTGGATATTTCCATTGGTAAACTTGCTGTATACACTGTGGCTGCCGGTCTTAACCCTAGAAATGTCCTTCCTATTGTTATTGATGCAGGTACTAATAATGAAGCTCTTCTCAATGATCCTTTTTATGTTGGCAATAAACACAAAAGAGTTACTGGTGAAAAGTACTACTCCTTCATTGATGAATTCGTAAAAACCTGCACCTCACTTTTCCCTGATGTTCTTCTTCACTGGGAAGACTTTGGACGCGGCAATGCAAGCACTATACTTGAAAAATACAGAAATAACATATGCACCTTTAATGATGATATTCAGGGTACAGGCGTTATGATGGTAGCTGCTCTAAACTCTGTAGCAAAAGTAACTAATACTCCTATTAAAAATCACAAAATACTTGTATTTGGCGGTGGTACTGCTGGTATTGGTGTATCTGATCAAATACTTTTAGAAAAAATTAGAAGCGGTCTTACTCTTGATGAGGCTTTAAAAGATTTTTATATTGTAGATCGTCAGGGCCTTATCACTGAGGATATGCAGGATTTAACTGAAGGACAGAAAAAATATTCTAGAAAAAAAGGTGAATTTAAAAAACCTCTAAAAGACCTTGCAGAGATAGTTGCTGAAGTTAAACCTACTGTACTAATTGGAACCTCCGGAGTTCACGGTGCCTTTACTGAAGCTGTTGTTAAAAACATGGCAAAATCCACTGAAAGACCAGCTATAATGCCAATTTCTAATCCAACAAAGCTTGCTGAAGCAAAAGCTGAGGATATAATAAAATGGTCCGATGGAAATGCTCTTGTGGTTACTGGAAGTCCTTCTTCTCCTGTAGAATACAAGGGTGTAACCTATACAATAGGTCAGGCTAACAATGCCCTTCTTTATCCTGGTTTAGGTCTTGGAATAGTTGTTTCTAAGTCTAAGACTGTTTCTGATGGAATGCTTGCTGCTGCTGCTCACGGTGTTTCTTCTTTAATAGACCTTTCCGTAAAAGGTGCACCTATGCTTCCTGTAATATCAAAGCTTAGAGAAGCCTCAAAGCTTGTAGCTACTGCTGTGGTTAAAGAAGCCGTTAAAGAAAATTTAAATCGTGCACCTATAGTTGATGCTGAAAATGCTGTTGAAAATGAAATTTGGGAACCATACTATAAATAA
- a CDS encoding methyl-accepting chemotaxis protein, whose translation MSIKKKLSIVIIALVIFSTVAVGAAICINEVSAMDKQSKGEMQSVSSQCIDNINAVVNKEQSVNSLVASRNSIVQLLIKNPDGQSLPEVTENNEWLQNYVKKAGNISHTFVLDSNLKDISDSNASFVGKSYADKKYAKDALNGKETISDTTISNTTHKPIIVFASPVVSNGKVIGVVASSVEGASFSKFLKNVKTYSSPSSYVYMVDEKKNILYNKKTQDIGKPIGNGKMKEVINALSEGNAKTKDFVEYTDKGQSKVVYYYQMPNLKWTLVLVSFKSEIMVAPRNTILMSVILSAILAVIACAVGIVLSKRIADPILDIAGLADETAKLNLVIDHKYDKYKNFKDEVGIIFNSVADIRETFRKLAGQLNSVSENINGNADKVFDLTKELKSYADETSGETENLSAGMEENSATVEEVSASTNEVNSSISNIAEKAENASELTYNTNKMSSMIKQDVVNSKRSANEIYANVKVGLESAIKKSEVVKEIDNLASAILQITEQTNLLALNAAIEAARAGEAGKGFAVVAEEVRTLAEQSSDMASKIQSVVETVNLSVKELNDQSVKLLKFVDENVYKDYDKFINSAETYSADAEKVNGLMSEFSTTSKQLNSSIDGISKAISEIAIVVNNGAIGVGNIAEKSLNIVEKVKFIEESVENNKNSANELSNIISRFKV comes from the coding sequence ATGTCAATAAAGAAAAAATTGTCAATTGTAATTATAGCTTTAGTAATATTTTCAACAGTAGCTGTGGGTGCTGCCATATGCATAAATGAAGTAAGTGCTATGGACAAGCAAAGCAAAGGAGAAATGCAATCAGTATCTAGCCAATGTATTGATAACATTAATGCTGTTGTAAATAAGGAACAATCAGTTAACAGCTTGGTTGCGTCCAGGAATTCAATAGTTCAATTATTAATTAAAAACCCGGATGGGCAAAGCTTGCCTGAAGTAACTGAAAACAACGAATGGCTTCAAAATTATGTGAAAAAAGCTGGAAATATATCACATACGTTTGTTCTTGATAGCAACCTTAAAGATATTTCTGATAGCAATGCTTCTTTTGTTGGAAAAAGCTATGCTGATAAGAAATACGCTAAAGATGCACTTAATGGAAAAGAAACTATAAGTGATACAACTATATCAAATACAACTCATAAACCTATAATAGTTTTTGCAAGTCCAGTAGTTAGTAATGGGAAGGTTATTGGAGTTGTGGCGTCATCTGTTGAGGGTGCTAGTTTTTCAAAGTTTTTAAAGAATGTTAAAACCTATAGTTCACCTTCAAGTTATGTTTATATGGTAGATGAAAAGAAGAACATATTATACAATAAGAAAACACAGGATATAGGAAAACCAATAGGAAATGGAAAAATGAAAGAAGTAATTAATGCATTAAGTGAAGGAAATGCAAAAACAAAGGACTTTGTCGAGTATACAGATAAAGGTCAATCAAAGGTTGTATATTACTACCAAATGCCTAATTTAAAATGGACATTAGTGCTTGTTTCATTTAAATCTGAAATTATGGTGGCTCCAAGAAATACAATACTTATGTCTGTTATTTTAAGTGCTATATTGGCTGTAATAGCCTGTGCTGTGGGGATAGTTCTTTCTAAGAGAATTGCAGATCCTATACTTGACATAGCAGGTCTTGCTGATGAAACTGCTAAACTTAATCTAGTAATTGATCATAAATATGATAAATATAAAAACTTTAAGGATGAGGTAGGAATAATATTTAATTCTGTAGCTGATATAAGGGAAACATTTAGAAAACTTGCAGGACAACTTAATTCTGTTTCTGAAAACATAAATGGAAATGCAGATAAGGTTTTTGATTTAACAAAAGAGCTTAAATCTTATGCTGATGAAACCTCTGGTGAAACAGAAAATCTTTCTGCAGGAATGGAAGAAAATTCAGCTACTGTGGAAGAGGTTTCTGCTTCCACTAATGAAGTAAATAGTTCTATTTCTAATATAGCAGAAAAAGCAGAAAATGCGTCAGAGTTAACTTATAATACAAATAAAATGTCTTCAATGATAAAACAAGACGTTGTAAACTCAAAAAGGTCTGCTAATGAGATATATGCTAATGTTAAGGTTGGACTTGAAAGTGCTATTAAAAAATCAGAAGTTGTAAAGGAAATAGATAATTTAGCTAGTGCTATTCTTCAAATAACAGAGCAAACTAATTTACTTGCATTGAATGCAGCAATAGAAGCTGCAAGAGCCGGAGAAGCAGGAAAAGGATTTGCAGTAGTGGCAGAAGAAGTTAGAACTTTGGCAGAGCAGTCAAGTGATATGGCTAGTAAGATTCAGAGTGTTGTTGAAACAGTAAACTTGTCCGTTAAAGAGTTAAATGATCAATCTGTTAAACTTTTAAAATTTGTGGATGAAAATGTATATAAGGATTATGATAAATTCATAAATTCTGCTGAAACATACAGTGCTGATGCAGAAAAAGTTAATGGATTAATGAGCGAATTTAGTACTACTTCAAAACAATTAAATTCATCTATTGACGGAATTTCTAAGGCTATATCTGAAATTGCTATAGTTGTTAACAATGGAGCTATAGGTGTTGGAAATATAGCTGAAAAGTCCTTGAATATTGTGGAAAAAGTTAAATTTATTGAAGAGAGCGTAGAAAATAATAAAAACAGTGCTAATGAACTCAGTAATATAATTAGTAGATTCAAAGTTTAA
- a CDS encoding methyl-accepting chemotaxis protein, producing the protein MINQNVSPEKLAEAFSIVMPYLEVFFDKELAVAVADKEKYIDVFCTDKMPIRTNANESIPKGGAVYDSLNSGENIIKKVPKEVYGIYFKSYAIPIKDESGEVKGIVVGGKSLEKSIKLYDLSKNIAEGMSQIASVIENLTLGVQELVRLNENTNNIVNSAIETTRNTDDILGFVQSISKQTNLLGINAAIESARAGEIGKGFSVVAQEIRKLSNSSSESIGKVDSVLKEITKAINNIYDDTKNTRGAFDEQVSAFEQVNASIQELNSTSQILRDLAENL; encoded by the coding sequence ATGATAAATCAAAATGTGTCACCAGAAAAATTAGCAGAGGCGTTTTCAATAGTAATGCCTTACTTAGAGGTGTTTTTCGATAAAGAGTTAGCAGTAGCTGTTGCAGATAAGGAAAAATATATAGATGTTTTTTGTACTGATAAAATGCCAATAAGAACAAATGCTAATGAAAGTATTCCCAAAGGAGGAGCGGTTTACGATTCTCTGAATTCAGGTGAGAATATTATAAAAAAGGTACCTAAAGAGGTTTACGGAATTTATTTTAAATCTTATGCTATTCCTATAAAAGATGAAAGTGGAGAAGTTAAAGGTATAGTTGTAGGAGGGAAGAGCCTGGAAAAAAGCATTAAATTATATGATTTATCTAAAAATATTGCTGAAGGGATGAGTCAAATAGCTTCTGTAATTGAAAATTTAACTTTGGGTGTTCAAGAATTAGTGAGATTAAATGAGAACACCAATAATATTGTAAATTCAGCAATAGAGACTACAAGAAATACAGATGACATATTAGGATTTGTACAAAGTATATCTAAGCAAACAAACTTATTAGGTATTAATGCTGCTATAGAATCTGCAAGAGCAGGTGAAATTGGTAAGGGATTTAGTGTGGTGGCTCAGGAGATAAGAAAATTATCTAATTCAAGTAGTGAGTCAATAGGAAAGGTAGATTCTGTGCTTAAGGAAATAACTAAAGCCATTAATAATATTTACGATGATACAAAAAACACTAGGGGAGCATTTGATGAACAGGTATCAGCTTTTGAACAGGTTAATGCATCAATTCAGGAATTGAATTCTACATCTCAGATACTTAGAGATTTAGCTGAAAATTTATAA
- a CDS encoding DUF2325 domain-containing protein — translation MSVLLIGGDKLGNIKDKLKENGFSKIEHVTGRKSGNKKIKINSNLDLVLVLVDFVGHNLVDIIKRESKKSGVAVKFSRRSWVYMEDQLQGYIQEIVDNKNKMA, via the coding sequence ATGAGTGTTTTGCTTATAGGTGGAGATAAATTAGGAAATATAAAGGATAAATTAAAGGAAAACGGATTTAGTAAAATAGAACATGTTACTGGAAGAAAATCAGGCAATAAAAAAATAAAGATAAATTCAAATTTAGATTTAGTTCTAGTATTGGTGGATTTTGTAGGTCATAACTTGGTAGATATAATAAAAAGAGAATCTAAAAAATCAGGAGTTGCAGTGAAATTTTCAAGACGGTCATGGGTATATATGGAGGATCAGCTCCAAGGATATATACAAGAGATAGTGGATAATAAAAATAAAATGGCTTAA
- a CDS encoding 2'-5' RNA ligase family protein, translating to MRYVLVCIINGEAAKLNNRLASELKHEFNARRSKLPPHFTIKAPFETDEKNIDDMKNILKKFESSFNAYNMDISGFSSFRKDVIYMPINLSKEAKEVHDKLIDELKGLKWLEWKNNEGKNKVFHCTVVSKRVRENFDEMLRYVNDYECNFKSDFDNITLYKWDTNTWVLEESYKLQK from the coding sequence ATGAGATATGTTTTAGTCTGTATTATAAATGGAGAGGCAGCTAAGCTTAATAATAGGCTTGCTTCTGAACTTAAGCATGAGTTTAATGCTAGACGTTCTAAATTGCCGCCCCATTTTACCATAAAGGCACCCTTTGAAACTGATGAAAAAAACATAGATGATATGAAAAACATTTTAAAGAAATTTGAAAGTAGTTTTAATGCCTACAATATGGATATAAGTGGATTTTCGAGTTTTAGAAAAGATGTAATTTATATGCCTATTAATTTATCAAAGGAGGCAAAAGAAGTTCACGACAAGTTAATTGATGAACTTAAAGGACTAAAGTGGCTTGAGTGGAAAAATAACGAGGGAAAAAACAAGGTTTTCCATTGCACTGTTGTGAGTAAGAGAGTTAGAGAAAACTTTGATGAAATGTTAAGGTATGTCAATGATTATGAATGCAATTTTAAATCTGATTTTGACAACATAACATTATACAAATGGGACACAAACACTTGGGTATTAGAGGAAAGTTATAAATTGCAAAAATAG
- a CDS encoding methylglyoxal synthase, with protein MALIMNSKKKIALVAHDNRKKALISWCEANSEVLSNHSLCGTGTTAKLIKEATGLEVFPYKSGPMGGDQQIGAAIVNEDIDFMIFFWDPLTAQPHDPDVKALLRISVLYDIPIAMNESTAEFLIKSPIMKEQHERHIIDYYQKIRKDNF; from the coding sequence ATGGCACTTATAATGAATAGTAAAAAAAAGATAGCCTTAGTTGCACATGACAATAGAAAAAAAGCTTTGATTAGCTGGTGTGAGGCAAATTCGGAAGTTTTAAGTAATCACAGCCTTTGTGGTACAGGCACTACTGCAAAGCTTATAAAAGAGGCAACAGGACTTGAGGTTTTTCCATATAAAAGCGGACCTATGGGGGGAGATCAACAAATAGGAGCTGCTATAGTAAATGAAGATATAGATTTTATGATTTTTTTCTGGGATCCACTTACAGCTCAGCCACATGATCCTGATGTAAAGGCACTTCTTAGGATTTCTGTACTTTATGATATTCCAATAGCAATGAATGAATCTACAGCAGAGTTTTTAATTAAGTCACCTATTATGAAGGAGCAGCATGAAAGGCACATCATAGATTATTACCAAAAAATTAGAAAAGACAATTTTTAA
- a CDS encoding 2-dehydropantoate 2-reductase, which yields MKRIRNISVVGMGAVGCAYGRKLYKLNPNNFKIIADDKRKEKLTKNGFLINGEKYDFKCVSPNENLGKDDLIIIAVKYNQLEEAIEEIRNYVGENTIILSFLNGIKSEEEIGKVYGMDKILYSYCVLESTRKGSEVYVSDGYKIVFGQKESDNKYEKIKAVRELFDDAEIDYEIPVDIIHSMWSKFMFNVGINPVSAILKANYGMLQKNKYARETMVSAMMEVINISQKASVNLKIEEINHWLAVLDECELHGKTSMCQDILMGRKTEIDMLSGEVCALGEKYGVDTPVNRTLFNMVKSIE from the coding sequence TTGAAAAGAATAAGGAATATCTCTGTAGTAGGGATGGGTGCTGTTGGTTGTGCATATGGTAGAAAGTTATATAAATTAAATCCTAACAATTTCAAAATTATAGCAGATGACAAGAGGAAAGAGAAACTCACTAAAAATGGTTTCCTTATAAATGGAGAAAAATATGATTTTAAGTGCGTATCGCCTAATGAAAACTTAGGAAAAGATGATTTAATTATAATAGCTGTAAAATATAATCAATTAGAAGAAGCTATAGAGGAAATACGAAATTATGTAGGTGAAAATACTATAATACTTTCCTTTTTAAACGGTATTAAAAGCGAGGAAGAAATAGGCAAAGTTTATGGTATGGATAAAATACTATATTCCTATTGTGTGCTTGAGTCAACTAGAAAAGGAAGCGAAGTTTATGTATCAGATGGGTATAAAATAGTATTTGGGCAGAAGGAAAGTGATAATAAGTATGAAAAAATCAAGGCTGTTAGAGAATTATTTGATGATGCTGAAATAGATTATGAAATTCCTGTTGATATAATTCATTCAATGTGGTCTAAGTTCATGTTTAATGTTGGGATAAATCCTGTTTCTGCAATACTTAAAGCAAATTATGGAATGCTTCAAAAGAACAAATATGCAAGAGAGACCATGGTTTCAGCTATGATGGAAGTGATTAATATATCACAAAAAGCAAGTGTTAATCTAAAAATTGAAGAAATTAATCATTGGTTAGCTGTTTTGGATGAATGTGAACTGCACGGTAAAACCTCTATGTGTCAAGATATACTGATGGGCAGAAAAACAGAGATAGACATGCTGTCAGGTGAAGTTTGTGCTTTGGGAGAAAAATACGGAGTTGATACTCCTGTTAATAGAACTCTATTTAATATGGTAAAATCTATTGAATAG
- a CDS encoding DUF434 domain-containing protein, with protein MNFNNKESLRIGNRGVDPLDKRFFSIEEISRLKKAHEELFWLLNRGYNMNSSINLIGNHYQFSLRQRQALRRSTSSEYYTNLRKSKSLCISNLKYQKLYVDGFNLIITLEVAFSGGVLVIGNDSVIRDIAGIQGSYKLIDKTDKAINAVVKTYKDFEISEVNFLLDSPVSNSGRLKERISNHFKEEKINVNVDLVPNADAVLFELENVVTSDSIILDRCKSWVNLSKEIIERYIPTANLINLS; from the coding sequence TTGAATTTTAATAATAAAGAAAGCTTAAGAATTGGAAACAGAGGTGTAGATCCTCTTGATAAAAGATTCTTTTCTATAGAAGAAATTTCACGATTAAAAAAGGCACATGAGGAACTATTTTGGCTTCTAAATAGAGGTTATAATATGAATTCATCTATAAATTTAATTGGAAATCACTATCAGTTTTCACTTCGTCAAAGACAGGCACTTAGACGTTCAACTTCTTCCGAATACTATACTAACTTAAGAAAATCAAAATCGCTTTGCATTTCAAATTTAAAGTATCAAAAGCTATATGTTGACGGATTCAACTTAATAATAACCCTAGAAGTTGCATTTTCAGGTGGCGTTTTAGTAATTGGTAATGATTCTGTCATACGTGATATAGCAGGAATACAAGGAAGCTACAAACTCATAGATAAAACAGATAAAGCAATAAATGCTGTAGTAAAAACCTATAAAGACTTTGAAATATCAGAAGTTAATTTTCTTTTGGATTCTCCAGTATCAAATTCTGGAAGACTAAAGGAAAGAATTTCAAACCATTTTAAAGAAGAAAAAATTAATGTAAATGTAGATTTGGTTCCAAATGCTGATGCGGTTCTATTTGAACTTGAAAATGTTGTAACTTCTGATTCTATAATACTTGATAGATGCAAAAGCTGGGTGAATTTATCTAAAGAAATAATAGAAAGATATATTCCCACTGCAAATTTAATAAATTTAAGCTGA